Proteins encoded by one window of Swingsia samuiensis:
- the rfbA gene encoding glucose-1-phosphate thymidylyltransferase RfbA translates to MKGIILAGGSGTRLYPMTLASSKQLLPVYDKPMIYYPLSTLMLAGIKDIMIITTPHDMPQFQRLLGDGSQFGVTFEYRIQPSPDGLAQAFLIAEDWLDNSPCALALGDNLIFSDHLGVLLRAAANRPEGATVFAYQVRDPERYGVVSFDESGKALEIIEKPENPQSNWAVTGLYFYDHRVVEFAKKVKPSPRGELEITDLNQMYLQEQTLHVDRLSRGCAWLDAGMPDSLMQASSFVQTIQSRQGMLVGSPAEVAFRNKFITADQLRQHAKKMAKTELGRLLLELADHGV, encoded by the coding sequence ATGAAAGGCATCATTTTAGCAGGGGGTTCAGGCACACGCCTTTACCCCATGACGCTTGCTTCATCAAAGCAACTGTTGCCTGTCTATGATAAACCAATGATCTATTATCCTCTTTCCACGCTTATGTTAGCGGGAATTAAGGACATTATGATCATCACAACCCCTCATGATATGCCCCAATTCCAAAGGCTCTTAGGGGATGGGTCACAATTCGGCGTCACATTCGAATATCGTATTCAGCCCTCTCCTGATGGGTTAGCACAAGCCTTCCTTATCGCTGAAGATTGGCTTGATAATTCTCCTTGCGCTCTTGCCTTGGGTGATAACCTGATTTTCTCTGATCACCTTGGGGTATTACTGCGTGCAGCAGCAAACCGCCCTGAAGGAGCGACGGTTTTCGCTTATCAGGTTCGTGATCCTGAGCGTTATGGCGTTGTTTCTTTTGATGAAAGCGGCAAAGCTCTTGAAATTATTGAAAAGCCAGAAAACCCACAATCAAACTGGGCGGTAACTGGCCTTTATTTCTACGATCATCGAGTTGTTGAGTTTGCAAAAAAAGTAAAGCCTAGCCCTCGTGGAGAGCTTGAAATTACCGACCTCAACCAGATGTATCTTCAAGAACAAACATTGCACGTTGATCGTCTGAGCCGAGGATGTGCATGGTTGGACGCAGGTATGCCTGATAGCTTGATGCAAGCCAGTAGCTTTGTTCAAACCATTCAATCCCGTCAAGGTATGCTAGTTGGCTCTCCAGCTGAAGTTGCTTTCCGTAATAAATTCATTACAGCAGACCAGCTTCGTCAGCATGCTAAAAAAATGGCGAAAACTGAACTGGGTCGTCTTTTACTCGAGCTTGCAGATCATGGAGTCTAA
- the rfbD gene encoding dTDP-4-dehydrorhamnose reductase translates to MSKEIKRILVTGGNGQLALSLAHLGGDHIIRVGRPEFDFDKPETISDVVKKYNPDAIVNAAAWTAVDLAETEKEGADRANNTGPTLLAKISAELDIPFIHVSTDYVFSGDKGSPYTETDPTSPQTVYGSTKATGEQAVLAQHNKSIILRTAWVYSAHGKNFVKTMINAGAKNPALKVVGDQSGNPTSSDDLAKAILDILNKISKEGWKDNYKGIYHATGSGDATWYELAVKALKEAEKHGQALPEITAIKTEDWPTPAKRPKDSRLDNSKLEKTFNVRLPNWHESVEKTVQSLFS, encoded by the coding sequence ATGTCTAAAGAAATAAAACGTATTCTCGTTACGGGTGGAAATGGCCAGCTTGCTTTATCACTTGCACACTTAGGTGGCGATCATATTATCCGTGTCGGCCGTCCTGAATTTGATTTTGATAAGCCTGAAACCATCTCTGATGTTGTCAAAAAATATAATCCAGATGCTATTGTAAATGCAGCAGCTTGGACTGCGGTTGATTTAGCAGAAACAGAGAAAGAAGGAGCCGATAGAGCCAATAATACGGGCCCTACCCTTCTGGCAAAAATATCAGCAGAACTAGATATCCCTTTTATCCATGTTTCAACAGATTACGTTTTTTCTGGTGATAAAGGTTCTCCTTATACTGAGACAGATCCTACATCTCCGCAAACAGTCTATGGTAGCACCAAGGCAACTGGAGAGCAGGCTGTTCTAGCTCAACATAATAAAAGTATCATTTTACGGACAGCTTGGGTTTACTCTGCTCATGGTAAAAACTTTGTAAAAACAATGATTAATGCAGGTGCAAAAAACCCTGCTTTAAAAGTTGTTGGGGATCAAAGTGGAAACCCAACCAGTTCAGATGATCTTGCTAAAGCTATTTTGGATATTTTAAACAAAATTAGCAAAGAGGGTTGGAAAGACAATTATAAAGGCATTTACCATGCAACAGGTAGCGGAGATGCCACTTGGTATGAACTTGCTGTAAAAGCTTTAAAAGAAGCGGAAAAACATGGACAAGCTTTACCAGAAATTACCGCTATTAAAACAGAAGACTGGCCTACTCCAGCTAAACGCCCTAAAGACTCACGCCTTGATAACAGTAAACTAGAAAAAACGTTCAATGTCCGTTTACCAAATTGGCATGAAAGTGTAGAAAAGACTGTTCAATCTCTCTTTTCGTAA
- the rfbC gene encoding dTDP-4-dehydrorhamnose 3,5-epimerase, protein MKAERLAIPDVILVTPPRFSDNRGFFSETYNFDAMSEAGIKLPFVQDNQSLSRQKGVVRGLHCQLAPYEQGKLVRVTRGAIWDVAVDARTGSPTYGKWVAAELSAENWSQLWVPPGFLHGFVTLEEDTEVQYKCTSLYNKASERAVIWNSPELKIDWPISESEAVLSDKDKVAPHFSEAKGWF, encoded by the coding sequence ATGAAAGCTGAACGCCTCGCAATTCCAGATGTAATCCTTGTTACGCCTCCCCGTTTTTCTGATAATCGTGGTTTTTTTTCTGAAACATATAATTTTGATGCCATGTCAGAAGCAGGTATCAAACTGCCTTTCGTGCAAGATAATCAAAGCCTTTCCCGTCAAAAAGGCGTTGTCCGTGGATTACATTGCCAACTAGCCCCTTATGAACAAGGAAAACTGGTCCGTGTTACCCGTGGAGCCATATGGGATGTTGCTGTCGATGCACGAACAGGCTCACCAACTTATGGTAAATGGGTTGCGGCCGAACTTTCTGCTGAAAATTGGTCTCAATTATGGGTTCCTCCTGGCTTCTTGCATGGCTTCGTCACCTTAGAAGAAGACACAGAAGTTCAATATAAATGCACATCTCTTTATAACAAAGCCTCTGAACGAGCCGTTATTTGGAATTCTCCTGAACTGAAGATTGATTGGCCTATTTCTGAGAGTGAAGCTGTTTTATCCGATAAGGATAAAGTTGCTCCTCATTTCTCTGAAGCTAAAGGCTGGTTTTAA
- the rfbB gene encoding dTDP-glucose 4,6-dehydratase, whose protein sequence is MKILLTGGCGFIGSAVVRHIIKNTEHSVLNVDCMTYAASEDTVAEVSSDPRYSHVRANIVNGVEMQRLFEEFKPDAVMHLAAESHVDRSIDGPGIFIQTNIVGTYSLLEAARKYWNTLKPEEKQAFRFHHISTDEVFGHLEPNDPPFTETTPYDPRSPYSASKASSDHLVRAWYHTYGFPSFVTNTTNNYGIWHFPEKLIPLVTINAIEGKELPVYGKGENIRDWLFVEDHAEALVKAVEVGKPGETYAIGARQPRTNLEVVKKICAVLDELSPDPAGSRERLIRFVNDRPGHDFRYEIDPSHAEKELDWKAKHNFEDGIRKTVQWYLDNRSWWEGIRSKRYTGQRLGTKA, encoded by the coding sequence GTGAAAATATTATTAACGGGTGGATGTGGCTTCATAGGTTCAGCTGTTGTCCGTCATATCATCAAAAACACTGAACATTCTGTTCTCAATGTTGATTGCATGACATATGCTGCTTCTGAAGATACCGTCGCAGAAGTCAGTTCTGACCCTCGATACTCCCATGTAAGAGCCAATATTGTAAACGGCGTTGAAATGCAGCGCTTATTTGAAGAGTTTAAACCTGATGCTGTTATGCATCTTGCTGCAGAAAGCCATGTTGACCGTTCGATTGATGGTCCCGGCATTTTCATTCAAACAAATATCGTTGGAACCTATTCCCTTCTCGAAGCGGCTCGTAAATATTGGAACACTCTGAAACCTGAAGAAAAGCAAGCTTTCCGTTTCCACCATATTTCTACGGATGAAGTTTTTGGTCATCTTGAGCCTAATGACCCTCCCTTCACAGAAACAACTCCTTACGATCCTCGCAGTCCTTATTCTGCCTCCAAAGCATCATCCGACCATCTGGTAAGAGCTTGGTACCATACCTATGGTTTCCCTTCATTCGTAACAAACACCACAAACAACTACGGTATATGGCACTTTCCTGAAAAGCTAATCCCTCTTGTCACGATCAATGCCATCGAAGGAAAAGAACTTCCTGTTTACGGTAAGGGAGAGAATATTCGCGACTGGCTCTTCGTTGAGGACCATGCCGAGGCACTCGTAAAAGCAGTAGAAGTTGGAAAACCAGGCGAAACATATGCCATTGGTGCACGCCAACCTCGCACCAACCTTGAGGTTGTTAAGAAAATTTGTGCCGTTCTTGATGAGTTATCACCAGACCCTGCTGGATCTCGTGAACGTCTCATACGTTTTGTAAACGACCGCCCAGGTCACGACTTCAGATATGAAATTGACCCTTCACATGCTGAAAAAGAATTAGATTGGAAAGCAAAACACAACTTTGAGGATGGCATCAGAAAAACCGTTCAATGGTATCTTGATAATCGCTCATGGTGGGAAGGCATCCGATCCAAACGTTATACAGGACAAAGATTAGGAACAAAGGCATGA